One segment of Streptomyces bathyalis DNA contains the following:
- a CDS encoding bifunctional helix-turn-helix transcriptional regulator/GNAT family N-acetyltransferase: MADVQIDQVRRFNRTVTERVGVLYDHYLGRDRPIGEARLLWEIGDQGQDVRRLRERLGLDSGYISRLLRSLEAAGLVTVEPQPRDRRVRTVRLTATGRAERAVLDDRSDELAGSMLEPLNSAQRVRLVEAMAEVDRLLTAGTVTLDVVDPDHHDARHCLQGYFTELQERFDTGFDPARSLLPDAGELRPPSGLFLVARLQGEPVGCAGLKLPAGTAAEIKRMWVAPRARGLGLARRFLAELEARAAQHGFDALRLDTNTALTAAIGLYRSFGFEEVAAFNDEPYAHHWFEKRITGTAAAAAADGDS, encoded by the coding sequence ATGGCTGATGTGCAGATCGATCAGGTGCGGCGGTTCAACCGCACCGTCACCGAACGCGTGGGCGTGCTCTACGACCACTACCTGGGCCGCGACAGGCCCATCGGCGAGGCCCGCCTGCTCTGGGAGATCGGCGACCAGGGGCAGGACGTGCGGCGGCTGCGCGAGCGCCTCGGGCTCGACTCCGGCTACATCAGCCGGCTGCTGCGCTCGCTGGAGGCCGCCGGGCTGGTGACGGTGGAGCCGCAGCCGCGGGACAGGCGGGTGCGCACAGTCCGGCTCACGGCCACCGGCCGCGCCGAACGCGCCGTGCTCGACGACCGCAGCGACGAACTGGCCGGCTCCATGCTGGAGCCGCTCAACAGCGCGCAGCGGGTACGGCTGGTGGAGGCCATGGCCGAGGTCGACCGGCTGCTGACCGCCGGGACGGTGACCCTGGACGTCGTCGACCCGGACCACCACGACGCCCGGCACTGCCTGCAGGGCTACTTCACCGAGCTCCAGGAGCGCTTCGACACGGGTTTCGACCCGGCGCGGAGCCTGCTGCCCGACGCCGGTGAACTCCGGCCTCCGAGCGGCCTGTTCCTGGTCGCCCGGCTTCAGGGCGAGCCCGTCGGCTGCGCCGGGTTGAAGCTCCCCGCAGGCACCGCGGCCGAGATCAAGCGCATGTGGGTCGCGCCCCGTGCCCGCGGCCTCGGCCTGGCCCGCCGCTTCCTGGCCGAGTTGGAGGCGCGTGCCGCACAGCACGGCTTCGACGCCCTGCGCCTGGACACCAACACGGCGCTGACCGCCGCGATCGGCCTGTACCGGTCCTTCGGCTTCGAGGAGGTCGCAGCCTTCAACGACGAGCCCTACGCGCACCACTGGTTCGAGAAGCGCATCACCGGCACCGCAGCCGCAGCCGCAGCCGACGGAGATTCCTGA
- the gltX gene encoding glutamate--tRNA ligase: MTDATAPASPSTDVTKDVRVRFCPSPTGNPHVGLIRTALFNWAFARHHGGTLVFRIEDTDAARDTEESYEQLLDAMRWLGLDWDEGPTAFDAASGGSGGPHGPYRQSQRTEIYADVAARLQEGGFAYPCYCTAEELDARREAARKAGRPSGYDGKCRELTAEQIAAYEAEGRTHIVRFRMPDEPITFTDLVRGELTFSPENVTDYGIVRANGAPLYTLVNPVDDALMEITHVLRGEDLLSSTPRQIALYRALAELGVGAGTIPAFGHLPYVMGEGNKKLSKRDPQASLNLYRERGFLPQGLLNYLALLGWSIAEDRDIFSLDEMIAAFEISDVNANPARFDLKKCEAINATHLREMPPGDFISACEPWLHAPFAPWREESFDRAAFEELAPLAQTRLTVLSDITANVDFLFLDEPVEDEASWAKAMKPGAEDVLRTARTKLADADWKAEALKEAVLAAGEEHGLKLGKAQAPVRVAVTGRTVGLPLFESLEVLGRERTLARVDAALEKVAAQQDG, translated from the coding sequence GTGACTGACGCGACCGCGCCCGCATCCCCGTCCACGGACGTCACGAAGGACGTACGCGTACGGTTCTGCCCCTCACCGACGGGCAACCCCCACGTCGGCCTCATCCGGACCGCCCTGTTCAACTGGGCGTTCGCCCGGCACCACGGCGGAACGCTCGTCTTCCGCATCGAGGACACCGACGCGGCCCGTGACACGGAGGAGTCGTACGAGCAGCTGCTGGACGCCATGCGCTGGCTCGGCCTCGACTGGGACGAGGGGCCCACGGCCTTCGACGCCGCCTCCGGCGGAAGCGGCGGCCCGCACGGCCCGTACCGCCAGTCGCAGCGCACCGAGATCTACGCCGACGTCGCGGCCAGGCTCCAGGAGGGCGGCTTCGCCTACCCCTGCTACTGCACCGCCGAGGAACTGGACGCGCGCCGTGAGGCGGCCCGCAAGGCCGGCAGGCCGTCCGGTTACGACGGCAAGTGCCGCGAGCTGACCGCCGAGCAGATCGCCGCGTACGAGGCCGAAGGGCGCACGCACATCGTGCGCTTCCGCATGCCGGACGAGCCGATCACCTTCACCGACCTGGTGCGCGGAGAGCTGACGTTCTCACCCGAGAACGTCACGGACTACGGCATCGTCCGCGCCAACGGAGCCCCGCTCTACACGCTGGTCAACCCGGTCGACGACGCGCTGATGGAGATCACGCACGTTCTGCGCGGCGAGGACCTGCTCTCGTCCACCCCGCGCCAGATCGCCCTCTACCGCGCACTCGCGGAGCTCGGCGTCGGCGCCGGCACGATCCCGGCCTTCGGTCATCTCCCGTACGTCATGGGCGAGGGCAACAAGAAGCTCTCCAAGCGCGACCCGCAGGCATCCCTCAACCTCTACCGCGAGCGCGGCTTCCTGCCGCAGGGCCTGCTCAACTACCTTGCGCTGCTGGGCTGGTCGATCGCCGAGGACCGCGACATCTTCTCGCTGGACGAGATGATCGCCGCCTTCGAGATCTCCGACGTCAACGCCAACCCGGCCCGCTTCGACCTGAAGAAGTGCGAGGCCATCAACGCCACACATCTGCGCGAGATGCCGCCCGGGGACTTCATCTCGGCCTGCGAGCCATGGCTGCACGCCCCCTTCGCGCCGTGGCGCGAGGAGTCCTTCGACCGCGCGGCCTTCGAGGAGCTGGCCCCCCTTGCCCAGACGCGGCTGACGGTCCTCTCCGACATCACCGCCAACGTCGACTTCCTCTTCCTCGACGAGCCCGTGGAGGACGAGGCGTCCTGGGCGAAGGCGATGAAGCCCGGCGCCGAGGACGTGCTGCGCACCGCCCGTACGAAGCTCGCCGACGCCGACTGGAAGGCTGAGGCCCTCAAGGAGGCCGTGCTGGCCGCCGGCGAGGAGCACGGCCTCAAGCTCGGCAAGGCCCAGGCCCCGGTACGCGTCGCGGTCACGGGCCGCACGGTGGGCCTCCCGCTCTTCGAGTCCCTCGAAGTCCTGGGCCGCGAGCGGACGTTGGCGCGCGTGGACGCGGCGCTGGAGAAGGTGGCGGCACAGCAGGACGGCTGA
- a CDS encoding fumarylacetoacetate hydrolase family protein — MRIARFSLDGNVAFGVVEGDAQTEGGPVLDIIKGHPFAEFERSGQKLPLDKVRLLPPVLPNKVVAIGRNYAEHAKELGNEVPDAPVVFFKPSTSVCGPHDPVTYPSFSSEVHYEAELAVVIGRLCKDVPRERVKDVILGYTCGNDITARDIQRSELQWARAKGFDTSCPLGPWVETELDASDLGVMCTVNGEQRQLGRTSEMIRSVEDLVVHITEAMTLLPGDVILTGTPAGVGPLTIGDEVAVTIEGIGTLTNKVVKRD, encoded by the coding sequence GTGCGCATCGCAAGATTCTCCCTCGACGGCAACGTCGCCTTCGGTGTCGTGGAAGGGGACGCGCAGACCGAAGGCGGCCCCGTGCTCGACATCATCAAGGGCCATCCCTTTGCGGAGTTCGAGCGCTCGGGCCAGAAGCTCCCCCTGGACAAGGTCCGGCTGCTGCCGCCCGTACTGCCCAACAAGGTCGTCGCGATCGGCCGCAACTACGCCGAGCACGCCAAGGAGTTGGGCAACGAGGTCCCCGACGCTCCGGTCGTCTTCTTCAAGCCGTCCACCTCCGTGTGCGGCCCGCACGACCCGGTGACGTACCCCTCCTTCTCCTCGGAGGTGCACTACGAGGCCGAACTGGCCGTCGTCATCGGCCGGTTGTGCAAGGACGTGCCCCGCGAGCGCGTCAAGGACGTGATCCTCGGCTACACCTGCGGCAACGACATCACCGCCCGGGACATCCAGCGCAGCGAGTTGCAGTGGGCACGCGCCAAGGGCTTCGACACATCCTGCCCGCTCGGCCCCTGGGTCGAGACCGAGCTGGACGCCTCCGACCTCGGCGTGATGTGCACGGTCAACGGCGAGCAGCGACAGCTCGGGCGCACGAGCGAGATGATCCGCTCCGTCGAGGACCTGGTCGTCCACATCACGGAGGCCATGACGCTCCTTCCGGGTGACGTCATCCTCACCGGAACCCCGGCGGGCGTCGGCCCGCTCACCATCGGCGACGAGGTCGCCGTCACCATCGAAGGCATCGGCACTCTCACCAACAAGGTGGTCAAGCGTGACTGA
- a CDS encoding GTP-binding protein encodes MDFGSSSGGAAARSTTSAKIVVAGGFGVGKTTFVGAVSEINPLRTEAVMTSASAGIDDLSHTADKTTTTVAMDFGRITLDQDLILYLFGTPGQDRFWFMWDDLVRGAIGAVVLVDTRRLADCFPAVDYFENSGLPFVIALNGFDGHQPYTPEEVREALQIGPDAPIITTDARHRADAKSALITLVEHALMARLR; translated from the coding sequence GTGGACTTCGGAAGCTCTAGCGGCGGCGCTGCTGCCCGTTCCACCACCTCCGCGAAGATCGTGGTTGCTGGCGGTTTCGGTGTGGGCAAGACGACCTTCGTCGGTGCCGTGTCGGAGATCAATCCGCTGCGCACGGAAGCCGTGATGACTTCGGCGTCGGCCGGTATCGACGACCTGTCTCACACCGCGGACAAGACCACCACGACGGTGGCCATGGACTTCGGCCGTATCACCCTGGACCAGGACCTGATCCTGTACCTCTTCGGTACGCCCGGTCAGGACCGCTTCTGGTTCATGTGGGACGACCTGGTCCGCGGTGCGATCGGCGCGGTCGTCCTCGTCGACACGCGCCGGCTCGCGGACTGCTTCCCGGCAGTGGACTACTTCGAGAACTCAGGCCTCCCCTTCGTGATCGCCCTGAACGGCTTCGACGGGCATCAGCCCTACACGCCGGAGGAGGTCCGCGAGGCCCTTCAGATCGGGCCCGACGCCCCCATCATCACGACGGACGCGCGCCACCGCGCGGACGCGAAGAGCGCGTTGATCACGCTCGTCGAGCACGCGCTGATGGCACGCCTGCGCTAG
- a CDS encoding DUF742 domain-containing protein, with translation MTMPPGGPSSYGSGHGENERPRRFNFPSTPSRHAAGGQPGDEQQGPAQPPPSPRRRQTSRYEEGLYDSSRYDREFERRQFEQAPPPRIQPVQPQPRKDYANQGGRSEQQPLVRPYAMTGGRTRPRYQLAIEALVHTSAEPARLQGQLPEHQRICRLCYEIKSVAEISALLTIPLGVARILVADLAEAGLVAIHQPGGDDSNSDGQPDVTLLERVLSGLRKL, from the coding sequence ATGACAATGCCCCCAGGCGGCCCGTCGTCGTACGGCAGTGGTCATGGTGAGAACGAGCGCCCGCGGCGCTTCAACTTCCCCTCCACGCCCAGCAGGCATGCCGCCGGCGGGCAGCCCGGTGACGAGCAGCAGGGGCCCGCCCAGCCACCGCCTTCGCCACGGCGCCGTCAGACCTCCCGGTACGAGGAAGGGCTGTACGACTCGTCGCGCTACGACCGCGAGTTCGAGCGGCGCCAGTTCGAACAGGCACCGCCGCCGCGCATCCAGCCGGTGCAGCCGCAGCCGCGCAAGGACTACGCAAACCAGGGTGGCCGCAGCGAGCAGCAGCCGCTGGTACGCCCGTACGCCATGACGGGTGGACGGACCCGTCCCCGCTACCAGCTCGCCATCGAGGCGCTGGTGCACACCTCGGCCGAACCCGCCAGGCTCCAGGGGCAGTTGCCCGAGCACCAGCGGATCTGCCGCCTGTGCTACGAGATCAAATCGGTAGCTGAGATCTCCGCACTTCTCACCATTCCGCTCGGCGTCGCCCGTATCCTCGTCGCCGACCTGGCCGAAGCGGGCCTTGTCGCCATCCACCAGCCGGGCGGCGACGACAGCAACTCCGACGGTCAGCCAGACGTGACACTGCTCGAAAGGGTGCTCAGTGGACTTCGGAAGCTCTAG
- a CDS encoding roadblock/LC7 domain-containing protein has product MSQAAQNLNWLITNFVDSTPGVSHTVVVSADGLLLAMSEGFPRDRADQLAAVASGLTSLTAGASRIFEGGSVNQTVVEMERGFLFIMSISDGSALAVLAHPEADIGLVGYEMALLVDRAGTVLTPDLRAELQGSLLN; this is encoded by the coding sequence ATGAGCCAGGCGGCGCAGAACCTGAACTGGTTGATCACCAACTTCGTGGACAGCACCCCGGGTGTTTCCCACACAGTGGTGGTCTCCGCGGACGGGCTTCTGCTCGCGATGTCCGAGGGCTTCCCGCGTGACCGCGCCGACCAGTTGGCGGCCGTCGCGTCCGGGCTTACCTCACTCACCGCCGGAGCCTCCCGCATCTTCGAGGGCGGCAGCGTTAACCAGACGGTTGTGGAGATGGAGCGAGGATTTCTCTTCATCATGTCCATTTCCGACGGCTCAGCGCTCGCGGTTCTTGCACATCCCGAGGCCGACATCGGACTGGTCGGCTACGAAATGGCACTTCTCGTCGACCGCGCGGGCACGGTTCTCACGCCCGATCTCCGCGCTGAACTGCAAGGAAGCCTGCTGAACTAG
- a CDS encoding sensor histidine kinase, giving the protein MRRSKTGAAAGAGVESRGNFTPPPRGSVASDLPGGAGRPGNRLAVRNWRVRTRLYAILLIPVLVGLVFGGFRVSDSVDTWSEAEDAQRTAELVRAAATYGNALIDERDRTAAPLLAGRRNDPAVERARTVTDRAKKDFDRAASAMPDKPGLERRLAVFRKVEPKLGPLRAAAYSKRLGGVQTEEGYVAVQHPLMEFSNELGFGTGNITSYGRTVYSVSLGKAAQSLERSIGMHLLMRPGPRKEDVQRQRTGLTSYAYLERIAMEEYVGGGRPEDVKLMKQESAKASAKGKEHAAKAEAKATAAGRDFVPPPSTQKAIPMIVSGAGKRALASKGVTPESWFATTTGKFDAYRAVEKELTERAVDETQQISDDAARDALVNALIVLVALLIAFFLAGMMARSMSRSMGNLRNAAFDVAQQRLPMLVDQLSRTDPGRVDTRVAPIPIDSTDEIGEVARAFDQVHREAVRLAAEQALLRGNVNAIFTNLSSRNQGLIERQLGLISDLENNEADPDQLESLFRLDHLATRMRRNGENLLVLAGEEPGRSWNEPVPLVDILRAASSEVEHYERIELSGIPEMEIHGQVVNDLVHLLAELLENATSFSSPQTKVDVTATRLPDDRVVVEIHDKGVGLTGEDFADINHKLANPPTVDASLARRMGLFVVGRLADRHGIRVQLRPSGEQVGTTCLVMLPEAITRGGGGEEEGYEDFTVSRIMPEPPPQPIPGQGGRGLPPSRAAGELGFDTGRYEVPDDLSSLGPLDPVGRSQLRDERREALESRQSEPEWDSPRDGTQEPRDFRDQQEQPSQWRAQEQWQEPRERWQEPEDQWQEPREGWQEPEDQWQAPEQPEQPREWEQRGQEPGFPSQLLSPFDERRPTGETQLPAQPEQLPPHGSSYASQGPEAESGTGVHENGRDRVGFDRPGPTPSSYRTTTGAGLPRREAGRSRHEAGPEEQHQQHQPQPEPSEDWRNANDERWSRAGRLRDPQSSGLTPSGLPRRVPRANLVAGTADANPPGGPMVSRAPEDVRGRLSNLHRGIRRGRDAGDASQNDRQGFGPGSTYDQER; this is encoded by the coding sequence GTGAGGCGAAGCAAGACGGGCGCTGCGGCCGGAGCCGGGGTGGAGTCGAGGGGTAACTTCACCCCGCCGCCGAGGGGTTCGGTGGCATCCGACCTTCCCGGTGGTGCGGGCCGTCCGGGCAACCGCCTGGCCGTGCGTAACTGGCGTGTGAGGACGAGGCTGTACGCGATCCTCCTCATCCCCGTACTCGTGGGTCTCGTCTTCGGCGGCTTCCGCGTGAGCGACTCGGTCGACACGTGGAGCGAGGCCGAGGACGCCCAGCGCACGGCCGAACTCGTGCGCGCCGCGGCCACTTACGGCAATGCCCTGATCGACGAGCGCGACCGCACCGCGGCGCCTCTGCTGGCAGGCAGGCGTAACGATCCGGCAGTGGAGCGCGCCCGCACCGTCACCGACCGGGCCAAGAAGGACTTCGACCGGGCCGCGTCCGCAATGCCCGACAAGCCCGGCCTGGAACGCCGTCTCGCCGTCTTCCGCAAGGTGGAGCCCAAGCTGGGCCCCCTGCGCGCGGCCGCCTACAGCAAGCGCCTCGGTGGCGTGCAGACCGAGGAGGGCTACGTCGCCGTCCAGCACCCGCTGATGGAGTTCTCCAACGAACTCGGCTTCGGCACGGGCAACATCACCTCCTACGGCCGCACCGTCTACTCCGTGTCGCTGGGCAAGGCGGCCCAGTCCCTCGAGCGCTCCATAGGCATGCACCTGCTGATGCGGCCGGGCCCGCGCAAGGAGGATGTGCAGCGGCAGCGCACGGGCCTGACTTCGTACGCCTACCTCGAGCGCATCGCCATGGAGGAGTACGTCGGCGGCGGCCGCCCCGAAGACGTGAAGCTCATGAAGCAGGAGAGCGCCAAGGCCTCCGCGAAGGGCAAGGAGCACGCCGCCAAGGCCGAGGCCAAGGCGACGGCCGCGGGCAGGGACTTCGTGCCGCCGCCGTCGACGCAGAAGGCGATCCCGATGATCGTCTCGGGCGCCGGCAAGCGGGCACTGGCCTCCAAGGGCGTCACCCCGGAGAGCTGGTTCGCGACGACCACCGGGAAGTTCGACGCCTACCGCGCCGTCGAGAAGGAGCTCACCGAGCGGGCCGTCGACGAGACCCAGCAGATCTCCGACGACGCCGCTCGCGACGCCCTGGTCAACGCCCTGATCGTGCTGGTCGCACTGCTGATCGCGTTCTTCCTCGCGGGCATGATGGCCCGCTCGATGAGCCGCAGCATGGGCAATCTGCGCAACGCCGCCTTCGACGTCGCCCAGCAGCGGCTTCCGATGCTCGTCGATCAGCTCTCGCGTACGGACCCGGGCCGCGTCGACACCCGCGTCGCGCCCATCCCGATCGACAGCACCGACGAGATCGGCGAAGTCGCCCGCGCCTTCGACCAGGTGCACCGCGAGGCCGTGCGTCTCGCCGCCGAGCAGGCGCTGCTGCGCGGCAACGTCAACGCGATCTTCACCAACCTCTCCAGCCGCAACCAGGGCCTCATCGAGCGCCAACTCGGCCTGATCTCCGACCTGGAGAACAACGAGGCCGACCCGGACCAGCTGGAGAGCCTCTTCCGCCTGGACCACCTCGCGACCCGCATGCGGCGCAACGGCGAGAACCTCCTCGTCCTCGCCGGCGAGGAGCCCGGCCGCAGCTGGAACGAACCGGTGCCGCTGGTGGACATCCTCCGTGCCGCGTCGTCCGAGGTGGAGCACTACGAGCGCATCGAGCTCTCCGGCATCCCGGAGATGGAGATCCACGGCCAGGTCGTCAACGACCTCGTGCACCTTCTCGCCGAGCTGCTGGAGAACGCCACGTCCTTCTCCTCGCCGCAGACGAAGGTCGACGTCACCGCCACGCGGCTGCCGGACGACCGCGTCGTGGTCGAGATCCACGACAAGGGAGTGGGTCTGACCGGGGAGGACTTCGCGGACATCAATCACAAACTGGCCAATCCGCCGACCGTGGACGCCAGCCTCGCCCGCCGCATGGGCCTGTTCGTGGTCGGCCGCCTCGCCGACCGGCACGGCATACGCGTTCAGCTGCGGCCCTCCGGTGAGCAGGTCGGCACGACGTGCCTGGTCATGCTGCCCGAAGCGATCACGCGCGGAGGCGGCGGCGAGGAAGAGGGCTACGAGGACTTCACGGTCTCCCGGATCATGCCGGAGCCGCCCCCGCAGCCGATTCCCGGGCAGGGCGGGCGCGGTCTGCCGCCCTCCCGTGCCGCAGGCGAGCTGGGCTTCGACACCGGTCGCTACGAAGTGCCCGACGATCTCTCCTCGCTCGGTCCCCTCGACCCGGTCGGACGTTCACAGCTGCGGGACGAACGCCGTGAAGCGCTGGAGAGCCGGCAGAGCGAGCCCGAGTGGGACAGCCCGCGCGACGGGACGCAGGAGCCGCGGGACTTCCGGGACCAGCAGGAACAGCCGTCGCAGTGGCGTGCTCAGGAGCAGTGGCAGGAGCCGCGCGAGCGCTGGCAGGAGCCGGAGGACCAGTGGCAGGAGCCGCGCGAGGGCTGGCAGGAGCCGGAGGACCAGTGGCAGGCGCCCGAGCAACCGGAGCAGCCTCGTGAGTGGGAGCAGCGCGGGCAGGAGCCGGGATTCCCGTCACAGCTGCTGTCGCCGTTCGACGAGCGCCGCCCGACGGGTGAGACCCAACTGCCCGCCCAGCCCGAGCAGTTGCCGCCCCACGGCAGTTCATACGCCTCCCAGGGACCCGAAGCGGAATCAGGTACGGGCGTTCACGAGAATGGGCGGGACCGCGTAGGCTTCGACCGTCCGGGCCCCACCCCGAGCAGTTATCGCACCACAACCGGCGCTGGCCTGCCGCGCCGGGAGGCGGGGCGGTCACGGCACGAGGCGGGACCGGAAGAGCAACACCAGCAGCACCAGCCTCAACCGGAACCTTCCGAGGATTGGCGTAACGCCAACGACGAGCGCTGGAGCCGGGCAGGCCGGCTGCGTGACCCGCAGTCCAGTGGTCTCACTCCATCCGGCCTTCCCCGGCGGGTGCCCAGGGCCAACCTGGTCGCGGGCACCGCCGATGCGAACCCGCCGGGAGGCCCCATGGTCTCCCGCGCACCCGAGGACGTCCGCGGCAGGCTCAGCAACCTCCACCGCGGCATACGCCGAGGGCGCGACGCGGGTGACGCCTCCCAGAATGACCGACAGGGCTTCGGCCCCGGCAGCACCTACGATCAGGAGCGTTAG
- a CDS encoding GTP-binding protein: MDFASSSPQTGQMVGYGAGAPTPGRSTTSAKIVVAGGFGVGKTTFVGAVSEINPLRTEAVMTSASAGIDDLTHTGGKTTTTVAMDFGRITLDDDLILYLFGTPGQDRFWFMWDDLVRGAIGAVVLVDTRRLADCFPAVDYFENSGLPFIIALNGFDGHQPYTPEEVREALQIGPDAPIIVTDARHRAEAKSALITLVEHALLARLK, from the coding sequence GTGGACTTCGCAAGCTCTAGCCCGCAGACGGGCCAGATGGTGGGTTACGGAGCCGGAGCCCCGACCCCCGGCCGTTCGACGACCTCCGCGAAGATCGTGGTGGCCGGCGGTTTCGGTGTGGGCAAGACGACCTTCGTAGGTGCGGTCTCGGAGATCAATCCTCTCCGTACCGAAGCGGTCATGACGTCCGCCTCCGCCGGGATCGACGATCTGACCCACACCGGAGGCAAGACCACCACGACGGTGGCCATGGACTTCGGCCGTATCACGCTCGACGACGACCTGATCCTGTACCTGTTCGGCACGCCCGGGCAGGATCGTTTCTGGTTCATGTGGGACGACCTGGTCCGTGGTGCGATCGGTGCGGTCGTCCTCGTCGACACGCGCCGCCTGGCGGACTGCTTCCCGGCAGTGGACTACTTCGAGAACTCGGGGCTGCCGTTCATCATCGCCCTGAACGGCTTCGACGGGCATCAGCCCTACACGCCCGAAGAGGTCCGCGAGGCCCTGCAGATCGGCCCGGACGCTCCGATCATCGTCACCGACGCCAGGCACCGTGCTGAGGCGAAGAGTGCCCTGATCACGCTGGTCGAGCACGCACTGCTCGCCCGCCTCAAGTGA
- a CDS encoding DUF742 domain-containing protein — protein MTPPASPGPYGAPYQHAPYGGEGDQPLVRPYAMTGGRTRPRYQLAIEALVSTSADPVQLQGLLPEHQRICHLCREVKSVAEVSALLAIPLGVARILVADLAEAGMVAIHQPGGGSEPGGAPDVTLLERVLSGLRKL, from the coding sequence ATGACCCCGCCAGCCTCGCCCGGCCCGTACGGTGCCCCATACCAGCACGCACCGTACGGAGGTGAGGGCGACCAGCCGCTGGTGCGCCCTTATGCGATGACGGGCGGCCGAACCCGGCCGCGCTACCAGCTCGCCATCGAAGCACTGGTGAGCACCAGCGCTGACCCGGTTCAGCTCCAGGGGCTCCTCCCGGAACACCAGCGCATCTGCCATCTGTGCCGGGAGGTCAAGTCGGTCGCGGAGGTATCGGCCCTGCTGGCGATACCGCTGGGAGTGGCCCGGATCCTGGTCGCCGATCTCGCCGAGGCCGGAATGGTGGCCATCCACCAGCCCGGCGGTGGCTCCGAGCCCGGCGGCGCGCCAGATGTGACGTTGCTCGAAAGGGTGCTCAGTGGACTTCGCAAGCTCTAG
- a CDS encoding roadblock/LC7 domain-containing protein yields the protein MSQAAQNLNWLITNFVDNTPGVSHTVVVSADGLLLAMSEGFPRDRADQLAAVASGLTSLTAGASRIFEGGPVNQTVVEMERGFLFIMSISDGSSLAVLAHPEADIGLIGYEMALLVDRAGTVLTPDVRAELQGSILN from the coding sequence ATGAGCCAGGCGGCGCAGAATCTGAACTGGTTGATCACCAACTTCGTGGACAACACCCCAGGTGTGTCACACACGGTGGTGGTCTCCGCGGACGGCCTCCTTCTGGCCATGTCCGAGGGATTCCCGCGCGACCGCGCCGATCAGTTGGCGGCGGTCGCGTCCGGGCTGACCTCACTGACCGCGGGTGCCTCCCGCATCTTCGAGGGAGGCCCCGTCAATCAGACCGTGGTGGAGATGGAGCGAGGCTTCCTCTTCATCATGTCCATCTCGGACGGTTCGTCTCTGGCCGTCCTCGCTCATCCTGAGGCTGACATCGGTCTCATCGGATACGAGATGGCACTACTCGTAGACCGCGCAGGAACCGTTCTCACCCCTGACGTGCGCGCTGAACTTCAGGGGAGCATCCTCAACTGA